In the Clostridium beijerinckii genome, one interval contains:
- a CDS encoding APC family permease, giving the protein MFKKIQSLLIGRALKTNELAEEKFSVIWGLPILSSDAISSVAYASEEILLVLIPILGMRAYGSMIEIAIAITVLLGIIVFSYRQIIDNFPHGGGSYIVASENIGKLPGLVAASSLIIDYLLTVAVSTCAGAAAITSAIPSLLPYQPLIAIFVIGLITLGNLRGIRDSSKLFGIPTYLFILSIIIMIITGVFKVLVLKESPEQLYVVPQAAGDLTLLLFLKAFSSGCTALTGIEAVSDGIPNFKNPAQKNAKIVLGTLACIVFIIFGGISYLSTMYKAVPGQDITVIAQIAIQVFGQNSLMFFIVQATTAIILTLAANTAFSDLPLLLSILAKDGYVPRQLGKRGTRLSFSNGIVLLFLVSSLLVYIADGSTHMLLSLYAVGVFISFTLSQFGMFRKWTKSKEGHWRHKAFINGLGAAVTAATCIIIGVEKFKHGAWIVLVCIPILVTGMLRVRRHYTKVRENLKIETGLESLIVREAITKHVIVPVQTINKSFIKSLNCALTLGENIEVYHVSTDEEVTKKLIEKYNKLGIAAQLVIENAPYRNVNEKLLAYVEEKHKHLKKHEVITIVMPQFIIHKWWHQTLHNQTSILLRRSILKMRNVVIVTVPYIINE; this is encoded by the coding sequence ATGTTTAAAAAAATTCAATCATTATTGATTGGAAGAGCTCTTAAAACTAACGAATTAGCTGAAGAAAAATTTAGTGTTATTTGGGGGCTGCCAATATTATCAAGTGATGCTATTTCATCGGTAGCTTATGCAAGTGAAGAAATACTATTAGTTCTTATACCTATTCTTGGTATGCGTGCATATGGATCCATGATAGAAATAGCAATAGCAATTACAGTTTTATTAGGAATAATAGTGTTTTCATATAGACAAATAATCGATAATTTTCCTCATGGGGGCGGATCGTATATTGTTGCGAGCGAAAATATAGGTAAGCTTCCAGGATTGGTGGCAGCGTCATCATTAATAATTGATTATTTATTAACTGTTGCAGTTAGTACCTGTGCAGGAGCAGCTGCAATAACATCAGCGATTCCATCCTTGTTGCCGTATCAACCGTTAATAGCTATTTTTGTAATAGGGTTAATAACATTAGGGAATCTTAGAGGAATAAGGGATTCATCTAAGTTATTTGGAATACCAACATATTTATTTATATTATCAATAATAATAATGATAATAACAGGAGTATTCAAAGTATTAGTGTTGAAAGAAAGTCCAGAGCAATTATATGTAGTTCCACAAGCAGCTGGAGATTTAACTTTGTTATTATTCCTAAAGGCCTTTTCTTCAGGATGTACTGCTTTGACAGGTATCGAAGCGGTAAGTGATGGAATACCTAATTTTAAAAATCCAGCTCAGAAGAATGCGAAAATAGTATTAGGAACATTAGCTTGTATTGTTTTTATTATATTTGGTGGGATATCATACCTCTCAACAATGTACAAAGCAGTTCCGGGTCAAGATATTACAGTAATAGCACAAATAGCAATCCAAGTTTTTGGACAAAACAGTTTAATGTTTTTTATAGTACAAGCTACGACAGCTATTATTCTTACACTTGCAGCTAATACTGCATTTTCAGATTTGCCGCTACTGTTATCAATATTAGCTAAGGATGGATATGTTCCAAGACAACTTGGGAAAAGGGGAACTAGATTAAGTTTTTCAAATGGAATAGTATTGTTATTTCTAGTATCCTCACTTTTAGTTTATATTGCAGATGGTAGTACTCATATGTTGTTATCTTTGTATGCGGTTGGTGTATTTATATCATTCACATTATCACAATTTGGAATGTTTAGAAAATGGACTAAGAGCAAGGAAGGGCATTGGAGACATAAAGCGTTTATAAATGGGTTAGGGGCAGCTGTTACAGCAGCAACATGCATAATAATAGGTGTAGAGAAGTTTAAGCATGGAGCATGGATTGTGCTTGTATGCATACCGATACTTGTAACAGGAATGTTAAGAGTTAGAAGACACTATACTAAAGTTAGAGAGAACTTAAAAATAGAAACAGGTTTAGAGAGTTTAATTGTAAGAGAAGCAATAACAAAACATGTTATTGTGCCAGTTCAAACAATTAATAAATCTTTCATTAAGAGTTTAAATTGCGCTTTAACTCTTGGGGAGAACATAGAAGTTTATCATGTTAGTACAGATGAAGAAGTCACAAAGAAACTAATAGAAAAGTATAATAAGCTTGGGATAGCAGCTCAATTGGTCATAGAAAATGCGCCATACAGAAATGTTAACGAAAAACTTTTAGCGTATGTAGAAGAAAAACATAAGCACTTAAAGAAACACGAAGTAATAACAATAGTAATGCCTCAATTTATTATACATAAATGGTGGCATCAGACACTTCATAATCAAACATCAATACTTTTAAGAAGATCTATACTTAAGATGAGAAATGTAGTTATTGTAACTGTGCCTTATATAATTAATGAATAG
- a CDS encoding amino acid permease, which produces MSEENHELKRSLKARHLNMIAIGGSIGTGIFLAMGDTLHQAGPGGALVAYALVGIMVYFLMTSLGEMATHMPISGSFSSYANKFIDPALGFALGWNYWYNWAITIAAEMVAGALLMKYWFPDVNALYWSILFLVIIVGLNILSSRAYGESEYWFAGIKVVTVLIFIVIGVLMIVGIMGGDKIGFHNFTIEDGPFHGGIKSIFSIFLIAGFSFQGTELIGIAAGESEDSEKNIPKAIKSIFWRILIFYLGTIIVLGAIIPFTEAGLDTSPFTMVFEKAGIAGAASLINAIILTSVLSAGNSGMYASSRMLYAMAKEGMAPKAFAKTNNRGVPINAVLLTTLIASACFLTGLYAESTVYVWLVAASGLAGFIAWVGIAICHYRFRKAYVYQGRDLNELKYRASLYPFGPILALLMCIIIIIGQGYSYITPEAIDWNGLIAAYIGLPLFLILYVGYKIKNKTKVIPLDKVDLDFSDK; this is translated from the coding sequence ATGAGTGAAGAAAATCACGAATTAAAGAGAAGTTTAAAAGCAAGACACTTAAACATGATAGCCATAGGCGGATCTATTGGTACCGGTATATTCCTTGCAATGGGTGATACTCTCCACCAAGCTGGTCCTGGTGGTGCATTAGTAGCTTATGCACTAGTAGGTATAATGGTATACTTTTTAATGACAAGCTTAGGAGAAATGGCAACTCATATGCCAATATCTGGTTCATTTAGCTCATATGCTAATAAATTTATTGATCCAGCTCTTGGATTTGCCCTTGGCTGGAACTACTGGTACAACTGGGCTATAACAATTGCAGCCGAAATGGTTGCCGGTGCTCTGTTGATGAAATACTGGTTTCCAGATGTAAATGCCCTATATTGGAGTATTTTATTTTTAGTAATTATAGTAGGCTTAAATATTTTATCATCTAGAGCATATGGAGAATCAGAATACTGGTTTGCTGGTATTAAGGTGGTTACCGTTCTTATATTCATAGTAATTGGTGTTTTAATGATTGTAGGCATAATGGGTGGAGATAAAATAGGATTTCATAACTTCACCATTGAAGATGGACCGTTCCATGGAGGAATTAAATCAATATTTTCTATTTTCTTAATTGCAGGTTTTTCATTTCAAGGTACTGAACTTATTGGAATTGCTGCAGGTGAAAGCGAAGATTCTGAGAAGAATATTCCAAAAGCTATAAAATCAATATTTTGGAGAATATTAATATTTTACCTAGGTACGATTATTGTCCTAGGAGCAATAATACCATTTACTGAAGCTGGACTTGATACAAGCCCATTTACAATGGTATTTGAAAAAGCTGGTATTGCAGGTGCTGCTTCACTGATTAATGCGATCATATTAACTTCTGTATTATCTGCTGGTAACTCTGGTATGTATGCATCAAGTAGAATGCTTTATGCAATGGCTAAAGAAGGTATGGCTCCTAAAGCTTTTGCTAAAACAAATAATAGAGGTGTACCTATAAATGCCGTACTTCTAACTACATTAATAGCTTCTGCTTGCTTTTTAACAGGTCTATATGCAGAGAGTACTGTTTATGTTTGGCTAGTTGCAGCATCTGGTCTTGCTGGATTTATAGCTTGGGTAGGTATAGCAATATGCCACTATAGATTTAGGAAAGCATATGTTTATCAAGGAAGGGATTTAAATGAGTTAAAATATAGGGCTAGTTTATATCCATTTGGTCCAATATTAGCATTATTAATGTGTATTATTATAATAATAGGTCAAGGATATTCATACATTACTCCTGAGGCGATTGATTGGAATGGATTAATTGCAGCTTATATAGGACTTCCATTATTCTTAATCTTATACGTAGGTTATAAAATAAAGAATAAGACTAAAGTTATTCCTTTAGATAAAGTTGATTTAGACTTCTCTGATAAATAG
- a CDS encoding ABC transporter ATP-binding protein: protein MDNVPILECKNLFKTYSNTEALKGINLKINRGRIVGLLGPNGSGKSTLIKLANGLLTPSNGEILISGNKPGIETKKIVSYLPERTYLNDWMKVSDIISFFQDFYDNFNPEKAYNMLSKLNINPNDKLKTMSKGTKEKVQLILVMSREADLYLLDEPIAGVDPAARDYILNTIITNYNENATIIISTHLISDIERILDDVVFISYGNIFLTKSVDEIRENEGKSVDALFREVFRC, encoded by the coding sequence CATTAAAAGGGATAAATCTAAAAATCAATCGTGGCAGAATTGTTGGACTTTTAGGTCCAAATGGAAGTGGTAAAAGCACACTAATAAAGTTGGCAAATGGTCTTTTAACTCCATCAAATGGAGAAATATTAATATCAGGAAATAAACCTGGAATTGAAACAAAGAAAATTGTTTCATATCTTCCAGAAAGGACTTATCTTAATGACTGGATGAAAGTTTCAGACATTATTAGCTTTTTTCAAGACTTCTACGATAATTTCAATCCTGAGAAAGCTTATAATATGTTATCAAAACTTAACATTAATCCCAATGATAAATTAAAAACTATGTCAAAGGGTACAAAAGAGAAAGTACAACTTATTTTAGTTATGAGTAGAGAGGCCGATTTATATTTATTAGATGAACCTATCGCAGGTGTTGATCCTGCTGCCAGAGATTATATTTTAAATACAATAATCACTAATTACAATGAAAATGCCACTATAATTATATCTACTCACCTTATTTCTGACATTGAAAGAATATTAGATGATGTAGTCTTTATATCATATGGAAATATATTCTTAACTAAAAGTGTTGATGAAATAAGAGAAAATGAAGGGAAGAGTGTTGATGCTCTATTTAGGGAGGTATTTAGATGTTAG